CCGACTATGTCGTTCTCCTCTGTCTCGCTGTATTTGCTTGAATCCCCAGAGAACCACAGTGCTCGCCTGCGCTCCTGCTGTTCCGAAAGCCCCTGCGCCATTGCCCGCGCCTCCTCATACTGAAGAATCCGCTGCACGAGCACGGACGAGGGTTCCGGAAGGTCGTCCTGGGCTTCCTCGCCAGGTGTCCCAGGCAACAGAAGGCAAGACTTGAGATAGACCAGGTCCGCGGTCAGCAGCATTGCCTCGCCAGCAGAGTCGAGGCTCGGGGATTGTTTTGAGATGAACTTGGCAAGGCCCTTGACGATGCGAAGAACCGAGACCGCCAGCAGATCGAGTTCTTCCTGTTTCACGAGATAAACGAACAGGTCCAGCGGCCCGGAGTAGTCCTGAACCTGAACGCGAAACTCCGAACCCTCTGGAGCGCTCAGCCCTACTACCACAGGCCCACTGCCGTTCTAACCTTTAGCATCGTTGCCTCAGCCGCCG
This DNA window, taken from bacterium, encodes the following:
- a CDS encoding segregation/condensation protein A; protein product: MVVGLSAPEGSEFRVQVQDYSGPLDLFVYLVKQEELDLLAVSVLRIVKGLAKFISKQSPSLDSAGEAMLLTADLVYLKSCLLLPGTPGEEAQDDLPEPSSVLVQRILQYEEARAMAQGLSEQQERRRALWFSGDSSKYSETEENDIVGASVVDLALSFMGMLTRDEVNQVQYISRERYSIAETVMKMVQILKGKPSVSMREVFSQAQDLEEKLAFFLALLELVKFSLVAALQRRNSFNIRLKLLADADVEQLRLKLAVGPQSGSHKLAPV